A part of Tolypothrix sp. PCC 7910 genomic DNA contains:
- the mobC gene encoding plasmid mobilization relaxosome protein MobC produces the protein MNKRSSQSLVRTRRLQALFSPIEYEMIRSKAEDASMSLAELTRRCMLLRPIPPPPPRLSRVTVATYLELSRIGNNINQLAKATNTAIKMQLPPPADPKLLNELLELLRHCQREIANTFIEEADEETDDWQPD, from the coding sequence ATGAACAAGCGTTCTTCCCAATCACTCGTCCGCACCAGAAGGCTGCAAGCACTATTCAGCCCCATAGAATACGAGATGATTCGCTCCAAGGCAGAAGACGCGAGCATGAGCTTGGCAGAATTAACAAGACGCTGTATGCTACTGCGACCAATCCCCCCACCACCGCCACGACTAAGCCGAGTCACAGTAGCCACATACCTAGAACTTTCACGCATTGGCAACAACATCAATCAACTAGCCAAAGCCACCAACACCGCCATCAAAATGCAACTGCCACCACCAGCAGATCCAAAACTATTAAACGAACTACTAGAACTGCTGCGACATTGCCAACGAGAAATCGCCAATACATTCATTGAAGAAGCAGACGAGGAAACCGATGATTGGCAACCAGACTAA
- a CDS encoding sigma-54 factor interaction domain-containing protein yields MAVKSKLPADGVTQEKPSTSSKCTGRLVLVTGDKGGTGKSVVARILLDIYRHRNINCIAYECDKSNPQLYRHYNKLGAGVMASANGKGNGGVSHLDRLLSEKSPEFQAKVLRFALDSGMKQDDPAFRLVQYIGYLAQLTETAPNDWKLLFENLQVELNQWSQLTAEQLKTQADHTENIKLLATSCNQLATALSALNATSLQQLELLKNLTNLSNYWSNTGNIHTEKLIAPLREELKQMKTMISNHQISHDLGVDLAAKNWARTFIIRLFSPVTFFILFLIYSHLFPISVPYETTKSLDKILEQTGWTNTKLQRVERNLGTDPNSRRRR; encoded by the coding sequence ATGGCAGTTAAATCAAAGCTTCCTGCTGATGGAGTTACTCAAGAAAAACCAAGTACTTCATCAAAATGTACTGGGCGTTTGGTGCTAGTTACTGGTGATAAGGGGGGAACAGGAAAAAGCGTAGTGGCGCGGATTCTCCTTGATATTTATCGCCACAGAAATATCAACTGTATTGCTTATGAATGTGATAAATCTAATCCGCAGCTTTATCGTCACTACAATAAGTTGGGGGCTGGAGTAATGGCGAGCGCAAATGGTAAGGGTAATGGTGGGGTATCCCATTTAGATAGGTTGCTGTCAGAAAAATCACCAGAATTTCAGGCTAAGGTACTGCGGTTTGCGTTGGATTCTGGGATGAAACAGGATGACCCTGCTTTTAGGCTGGTGCAGTACATCGGTTATTTGGCACAACTGACAGAAACTGCACCAAACGATTGGAAGTTATTGTTTGAAAATTTGCAGGTGGAGTTAAATCAATGGAGCCAACTGACGGCGGAGCAATTGAAGACTCAAGCCGACCATACGGAGAATATCAAATTACTGGCGACCAGTTGCAATCAGCTCGCGACAGCCTTGAGCGCTTTAAATGCAACGTCGCTGCAACAGCTAGAGCTATTGAAGAACTTAACCAATCTCTCCAATTATTGGAGCAATACCGGGAACATCCACACAGAGAAGTTGATTGCTCCGTTGAGAGAGGAGTTGAAGCAGATGAAGACTATGATATCGAACCATCAAATCAGCCACGACTTAGGCGTGGATTTGGCCGCTAAAAATTGGGCGAGAACTTTTATTATTCGACTTTTTTCACCGGTGACTTTTTTTATTCTGTTTTTGATTTATTCACACCTTTTTCCCATCAGTGTTCCTTATGAAACTACCAAGTCTCTGGATAAGATTTTGGAGCAGACTGGTTGGACTAATACTAAGCTGCAACGGGTTGAGCGAAATTTGGGGACAGATCCTAACTCTAGGCGACGGCGGTAA